One genomic segment of Tripterygium wilfordii isolate XIE 37 chromosome 9, ASM1340144v1, whole genome shotgun sequence includes these proteins:
- the LOC120005372 gene encoding cytochrome P450 734A1-like has protein sequence MVMEEPVGLFYGWFKILVISFVGLLLVLKLIELVWWRPRKIEEHFSKQGIRGPSYHLFVGNVKELVGMMTNASSQPMSFSHNILPRVLPFYPHWKKIYGATFLIWFGPNVRLAVSDPDLIREVFTSKSEFFEKIEAHPLVKQLEGDGLLSLKGEKWAHHKKILAPTFHMENLKLLVPVVAKSVINLLDNSLPMSSSAEVEIEVSEWFQTLTEDVITRTTFGNSHEDGKAIFKLQAQQMELAADAFQKVLIPYFSRFFPTKRNINSWRLDKEIKKSLIKLIDCRKQRQRQRQKTQIDKEGPIPIPIPKDLLGLMIQASNITVHDIVEECKGFFFAGKQTTSNLLTWTTVLLAMHPHWQVLARDEVLSVCGSRDLPPSKDDLVKLKTLSMILNESLRLYPPIIAMIRRAKSDVELGTHKVPRGTELLMPILALHHDQSIWGNDAKEFNPGRFSKGVTGAVKHQAGFIPFGLGGRTCIGQSLAILQAKLALAILLQRSSFRLAPTYQHAPAVQMLLHPQYGAPLIFRRLPHPNPPHDSS, from the exons ATGGTGATGGAGGAGCCTGTTGGTTTGTTTTATGGGTGGTTTAAGATATTAGTCATCAGTTTTGTGGGCTTATTGCTAGTGTTAAAGTTGATAGAGTTGGTATGGTGGAGACCCAGAAAGATTGAAGAGCATTTCTCAAAGCAAGGAATCAGAGGGCCCTCATATCACTTATTCGTAGGCAATGTGAAGGAGCTTGTGGGGATGATGACAAATGCCTCCTCTCAACCCATGTCTTTCTCTCACAACATTCTTCCCAGAGTCCTTCCTTTCTACCCTCATTGGAAGAAAATCTATG GTGCAACATTTCTGATATGGTTTGGTCCCAATGTCCGGCTGGCTGTTTCTGATCCGGATCTCATCAGAGAAGTCTTCACTTCCAAGTCGGAATTCTTTGAGAAAATTGAGGCACACCCACTTGTCAAACAGCTTGAAGGCGATGGACTCTTGAGCCTCAAAGGTGAAAAATGGGCTCACCACAAAAAAATCCTTGCTCCCACTTTTCACATGGAGAATCTCAAA TTGTTGGTGCCGGTGGTGGCGAAGAGTGTTATCAATTTGTTGGACAATTCTCTACCAATGTCGTCCTCGGCAGAAGTGGAGATTGAAGTGTCGGAGTGGTTCCAGACTTTAACGGAAGATGTAATTACTCGTACAACATTTGGGAACAGCCATGAAGATGGAAAAGCCATTTTCAAGCTCCAAGCTCAGCAAATGGAGCTCGCAGCCGATGCTTTCCAGAAAGTGTTGATTCCTTATTTCAGCAGGTTTTTCCCAACAAAGAGAAACATCAATTCATGGAGGCTGGACAAGGAGATAAAGAAATCATTGATAAAGCTGATAGATTGCAGGAAGCAGCGGCAGCGGCAGCGGCAGAAAACCCAAATAGACAAAGAGGGACCCATTCCCATCCCCATTCCCAAGGACTTGCTGGGACTGATGATTCAGGCCTCCAACATAACAGTGCACGACATCGTTGAAGAGTGTAAGGGGTTTTTCTTCGCAGGCAAACAGACGACATCCAATCTTCTGACGTGGACCACCGTCCTGCTAGCTATGCACCCACACTGGCAGGTGCTAGCACGTGACGAGGTTCTCAGTGTGTGCGGATCACGTGACTTACCACCCTCCAAAGATGATCTTGTCAAGCTCAAAACG CTGTCCATGATTCTCAATGAATCCCTGAGGCTTTACCCTCCTATTATTGCCATGATCAGACGCGCCAAATCTGACGTGGAGTTGGGGACCCACAAGGTCCCACGTGGGACCGAGCTTTTGATGCCGATCTTGGCCCTTCATCATGATCAGAGCATATGGGGCAACGATGCGAAGGAATTCAATCCTGGGCGTTTCTCCAAGGGGGTGACCGGAGCAGTGAAGCATCAGGCGGGGTTCATACCGTTTGGGCTTGGTGGGCGGACTTGCATAGGACAAAGTCTAGCAATTTTGCAAGCCAAGTTAGCACTAGCCATCCTACTTCAACGCTCCTCCTTCCGATTAGCTCCAACATATCAACATGCCCCAGCAGTCCAAATGCTACTCCACCCACAATATGGTGCCCCCCTCATTTTTCGTCGTCTGCCCCACCCCAACCCCCCACACGATTCATCATAA